A DNA window from Comamonas sp. 26 contains the following coding sequences:
- the ureC gene encoding urease subunit alpha, protein MATMDRRAYAETFGPTVGDRLRLADTELIVEVEQDLTLRAGGYGEEVKFGGGKTIRDGMAQSQRTRAQGAVDTVLTNALIIDHWGIVKADIGLKDGRIVAIGKAGNPDTQPGVDIIIGPGTEIISCEGNIVTAGGIDTHIHFIAPQQIEEALTSGVTTMIGGGTGPATGTFATTCTPGPWHMERMLQAADAFPMNIGFLGKGNASLPAGLHEQISAGAIGLKLHEDWGSTPAAISNCLDVAEETDTQVAIHTDTLNESGFVEDTVAAFKGRTIHTFHTEGAGGGHAPDILKVVGETNVLPSSTNPTRPYTINTLDEHVDMLMVCHHLDAGIAEDLAFAESRIRKETIAAEDILHDIGAISMFSSDSQAMGRVGEVILRTWQTAHKMKQQRGPLPGDGARNDNFRIKRYIAKYTINPAIAHGISHEVGSIEVGKWADIVIWKPAFFGVKPFCILKGGSIAMAAMGDPNASIPTPQPVHYRPMFASFGGAIAKTSLTFVSQAGLAAGIGQRFGLHKTLSAVKGIRNVKKQHMIHNDLAPHMEVDAQTYAVRANGDLLTCEPATSLPMAQRYFLF, encoded by the coding sequence CCGAGCTGATCGTGGAGGTGGAGCAAGACCTCACGCTGCGCGCCGGTGGCTATGGCGAGGAAGTGAAATTTGGCGGCGGCAAGACCATACGCGACGGCATGGCGCAAAGCCAGCGCACACGCGCGCAAGGTGCCGTCGACACCGTGCTGACCAACGCCCTCATCATCGACCACTGGGGCATTGTCAAAGCCGACATCGGCTTGAAGGACGGGCGCATTGTTGCGATTGGCAAAGCGGGCAATCCGGACACCCAGCCCGGTGTGGACATCATCATTGGCCCCGGCACCGAAATCATTTCGTGTGAAGGAAATATCGTCACCGCAGGCGGCATAGACACCCACATCCACTTCATCGCACCGCAGCAAATTGAAGAGGCACTGACCAGCGGCGTGACCACCATGATTGGCGGTGGCACGGGCCCCGCCACCGGCACCTTTGCAACCACCTGCACGCCAGGCCCCTGGCATATGGAACGCATGCTGCAGGCGGCAGATGCCTTCCCCATGAACATCGGTTTTTTGGGTAAGGGCAATGCCAGCCTGCCTGCCGGGCTGCATGAGCAAATCAGCGCGGGGGCCATCGGCCTGAAGCTTCACGAAGACTGGGGCAGCACGCCAGCGGCCATCAGCAACTGCCTGGATGTGGCCGAAGAGACCGACACACAAGTCGCCATACACACCGACACGCTCAACGAGAGTGGCTTTGTGGAAGACACGGTGGCGGCCTTCAAGGGTCGCACCATTCACACCTTCCACACCGAAGGCGCGGGTGGCGGCCACGCGCCCGACATTCTGAAAGTGGTGGGCGAGACGAATGTGCTGCCCAGCTCCACCAACCCCACGCGCCCCTACACCATCAACACGCTGGACGAGCATGTGGACATGCTGATGGTCTGCCACCATCTGGATGCTGGCATTGCCGAAGACCTGGCCTTTGCCGAAAGCCGCATCCGCAAGGAGACGATTGCGGCCGAGGACATACTCCATGACATCGGCGCGATCAGCATGTTCAGCTCTGACAGCCAAGCCATGGGCCGCGTGGGCGAGGTGATTTTGCGCACCTGGCAGACCGCCCACAAGATGAAGCAGCAGCGCGGGCCTTTGCCGGGTGACGGAGCCAGAAACGACAACTTCCGCATCAAGCGCTACATTGCCAAATACACCATCAACCCCGCGATTGCGCACGGAATCAGCCATGAGGTGGGCAGCATCGAAGTGGGGAAATGGGCCGACATCGTGATCTGGAAGCCTGCCTTTTTCGGCGTCAAACCCTTTTGCATCTTGAAGGGCGGCAGCATTGCCATGGCGGCCATGGGCGACCCCAATGCGTCCATTCCCACGCCCCAGCCCGTGCACTACCGCCCCATGTTTGCCAGCTTTGGCGGAGCGATTGCAAAGACCTCACTCACCTTTGTCTCGCAAGCCGGTCTGGCTGCAGGTATTGGCCAACGCTTTGGGCTGCACAAGACTTTGTCGGCAGTGAAGGGCATTCGCAATGTGAAGAAGCAGCACATGATTCACAACGATCTGGCACCCCACATGGAGGTAGACGCCCAGACCTACGCCGTGCGCGCCAATGGCGACTTGCTGACCTGCGAGCCCGCCACCAGCCTGCCCATGGCGCAGCGCTACTTTTTGTTCTGA
- a CDS encoding gamma-glutamylcyclotransferase yields MEKESSMGWHACGAAHVAVYGTLRAGGVNDIARLQPGIVCRGRTQLMGSLFDLGWYPGLSLNGTQTVLAEVYPMSDALEQAMDRIEGLWLQDMGEYRKRVLTLAVMCSDGSQQPLAVLVYEAMPATVQHAPRIAASDWLQWFEGKGVQHPDTAFSLNSAQNKK; encoded by the coding sequence ATGGAAAAAGAATCTTCTATGGGCTGGCATGCCTGCGGCGCGGCCCATGTGGCGGTCTATGGCACTTTGCGTGCAGGTGGCGTCAACGACATTGCCAGACTGCAGCCGGGCATTGTCTGCAGGGGTAGAACGCAGCTCATGGGCAGCCTGTTTGACCTGGGCTGGTACCCCGGCCTGAGCCTCAATGGCACGCAGACCGTGCTGGCCGAGGTCTACCCCATGAGCGACGCGCTGGAGCAGGCCATGGACCGCATTGAAGGCCTGTGGCTGCAGGACATGGGCGAGTACCGCAAGCGCGTGCTGACCCTGGCTGTGATGTGCAGCGATGGCAGCCAGCAACCGCTGGCGGTGCTGGTCTACGAAGCCATGCCCGCCACCGTGCAGCACGCGCCGCGCATTGCCGCCAGCGACTGGCTGCAGTGGTTTGAAGGCAAGGGCGTTCAGCATCCGGATACCGCGTTTTCTCTCAACAGCGCTCAGAACAAAAAGTAG